Within the Drosophila miranda strain MSH22 chromosome Y unlocalized genomic scaffold, D.miranda_PacBio2.1 Contig_Y2_pilon, whole genome shotgun sequence genome, the region TCCACGTGGAAATCCTATATCATGTCGTAACGTGGTATTTTCTATGGCCAGATCACATCAATCCCATATGCCTGCCACTCTACGTAGAGCTGGAAAAGAGTATCCTGGCGACGAAAGTTATGCGAGTGACGGGCTGGGGCAGACAGACGGCCCATGGGAATGATTCCGATGTTCCCATGGAGGCTGGGGTATCCCGCCTGCCCCTCGCCAGCTGCATCGCTATGCAGAACAGATCCATCGCCAAGAACCAGATCTGCGTCAGCGCCTCCCTCCAGGACAGCTGCAAGGGCGACTCTGGAGGCCCCTTGCTCTTCAACTTCTGGTACAAGAAGAGCAAACAGCGCTTTGTGCAGATCGGCATCGTGAGCTACGGCCCCGAAAACTGTGGCCACAAGGAGCTGGGAGAGACGGGGGAGGGTCAGACATCAGTCTACACGGACGTCACCAGATTCATTCCCTGGATCACCCGGACTGTGGCCCAGTAGCAGCATTAGCGCCCAGATGCAGTATATAATTGCATAAATATATGAAATAAGCTTGGGTACACAGAGTTCTCTTGCTTAGTGAATATAAATAATTTAGAACCGACTAATTGGGCATCTAATGCTTAAAATTAAACCGCCTCCGTCGTATCACGATTAATGATGGCCTCCACAATCTAGGTGAGGCGCTGGGCTCTCGTCAGCTTCCACGATACACAGGACAGGGATGTGATGAAGAAACCAATGCCTAAGCAACCGATGGATACATTAGGACGGGATGGGGTgggatggaatggaatggaatgcaaGGGGATGCAGCACTTACCCATTAGCAATATTGCCTC harbors:
- the LOC117193364 gene encoding serine protease grass-like: MMLQNPAPREGANFSVVVSCIAERIVSLVLTLLSQAGFVLIAAHCMINGFPVAVRLGEHNITSEVDCRIVDSKTSCQPPYEDIGIEKIIPHDGYSRFTQKNDIALVKLVRDVVFKDHINPICLPLYVELEKSILATKVMRVTGWGRQTAHGNDSDVPMEAGVSRLPLASCIAMQNRSIAKNQICVSASLQDSCKGDSGGPLLFNFWYKKSKQRFVQIGIVSYGPENCGHKELGETGEGQTSVYTDVTRFIPWITRTVAQ